The DNA region taaaaaaatatagttgtttacgaacaaatgtataatataatgttcAGAAGTATGATATAATGTATAATGTATGCAAAAATTATAGTTGTTTACGAacatatgtataatataatgtataaaaattatagttgtttacgaacaaattttaaatttgtactCTCATTCGatgtataataataaaaagaatggatttttttttgtttatgaatagaagtataatataatgtatagtGTCAATAgagttaaattattatacatcGAGTGTAAGATGTCACATAGTTGGttgatatatagttatttaaggaaatatttaaatgaaaggttaaggtatgaataataatgtgatgtccaatttaaaaatacacctagaagaagttgtaatgtttctgttttaataagatagatgaataTAAACTGATGCTTCACTTGATTccataatagtttttttttaaatataaacttaGTCTAGTAGAAGGAGGCAATCTTTTCTCTAAAAAGTCATAAAACTTTTTGCAATTACCCCAAAAAAGACATGACAGGTTTTTAAAATCGTTACACATAACTTTACTGCATTAACCCGTTGAAGAAGTCACTACCATAGCTCACATCAATAAGCCCTAATCCCACAAGTGTACGGAAGCATAATCCCTCAAGTTTCTGCATAAGCGCATGAGCGCATCTTCCTGCAACTAAAGACAGAATCTCAgcacacaaaaaaaatacagaacAAGCGTTTGCGTTTGTAAGATCTAAACCAAAGACACAAACACATGGATCCAGAAAGTTTACCTCTCTCGACCAAGATTCCTTGTGGCCTAAGAAATGGTGGAGCTACATCCTCCTCGAACGCTAATTCTCTCTGACAATATGGTAAGGTCTTGTTGAGTTCTAGTAGCAAGCCCGAGACAGGTGAATCTTGCTTCCGAGCCGCGCTTCCATCCACTCCAAACCATGCATCGTCTATGTGTTCACAAAGTCCATCGTATCGGAAACTTGGAAGATGAAGAGACGTATTGTCTTCTTCGTTAGGGTTTGGGTATTTGCACAGAACCTGGTCCTCTGTTTCGGCTGAACAGAGACACTCCAGCTCAAACAGATCATTAAGCAACAGTGGATGTTTAATCACTGTCTCCTCTGTTTTGGACTCTTCTATGTCCTCCAATGTTTCATTGCCATTAGATGACCTTTCCAACGATATGTTTCTGTTTAGTCTCTGTTTCTTGTCAAGCAAGTAACTTCCGTTTTCGGATTGTGAATGTAGCCAACTGTTAATCCTTGAAAACTCTGTTTCTCCCTCTTTCTGGCTAACGGTTTTCTCAAAGACACCAATCTCAGATCCAGGCCCCGTCTGTTGTACTTGTTTTTTGTGCTCAGACACGACCAACTTAATGTCACATTCAGATATGTCCTGACTATAAACCGTTGCTGCATCGTCTTCTCTATTCTTGCGCATAGCGCAATTTGACTTCGAAACGCTCCTCTCTGATGAGTCACACAAAGAATCATATCCGTTCTTCATCATTGGAAGACACACAGATTCAGATCTGACATGTGTCATCGAGTTCCTTCTAGACTTCAAACCTGGACCATTGGAGATTGCGCTAAAATCTGCCCCTGATGATAACCTTCGGTTGCTGCTAGCTGTTGGTCTCATGAAGCTAGAATAAACATCTGAAGCACGTCTTGATTTGTTTCTCTTTAACTTTGGAGTAACCTGAATCTCTTCTCTGATGATCTCATCcacttcttctgcttcttcagTAACATGAGGCTTACCAGAGAGTTTCTCTAATGTCTCGTTTAGATGTCTGATGTCTTTTATCGTTGTCTCACGATCTTTCTCGATCGTTTCCATCATCTTCTGCAGATTCATCATCACAATCTCCTTTTTCTCTTGTTCCTCCTACGCGTCAAAAGATTGTTTAGCCCATCAGAAAAGTGTAACACTCTCAAGAAAGTTGACGTGGTATGcaagttatttattttactttaccTTTGATTCGTCTTGACCTAAATGGATGTTTTTTGCCCTCGTTGCGAAGTTCAGAGAGCATATGGTTTCACACAGATCATCTTCTTTCCGGCTGATATGGACAAGCATCAATGTCTTAGAGTCTTGCCCTGAAAAATCAAGAACCAAACGTTATGAAGAGAGCACAACATTTCAGTTAAGATCAAGGTGTAGGCCTGGTCAAATTAACTGAGAATAGAAAACCAGACCAAAAAACCAAAACTGAAATTGAACACGATGTTCACAAATATCCGTACAGTTCCTATATCTACACCGAAAAACAGAAATTGATTCAAGAAATGAATAGGTACATGAATATCTAAACAATAgaacatatatttcaaaatattagtatACTGTATTAAGATTCTTAAATAgccaaatatttaaaatatttaaaagcaAACTATCCGAAAGAGTTGAATTACCTAGATATCTTTTATCCACAATATTAtacgaattattcaaaattatgaGAAAAACTGGAACATCATTggatccaaaatatttcggaatCAGCCAGTTCCCAATCTTTTTATCCAAAACCGAACTAAAAAGTGAAATTACCAAACTGAAACCAAAAGACTTCTAGATCTCTAGAATTGAAACTGAAATACCAAAACTAAACACTAAGGCCTAATCAGGAGTTTATAGAAGATTTTAGTTACCAAGAGAGTCTTTCAGAACTTGTGTGAGTTTGCTGTTCCTGAATCacagaacaaaaagaaaaactcaaaATGCATCAGAATTTGAGACGTAAAgggttacagaaaaaaaaaaactgatatgTTTACCTGTAAGGAATGTGAGCATTCTTGCGTTGAAGAGAGTTGATGACATCTCCAAGAGCAGATAAAGAGAGATTAATGGCTTTGCCTTCATCAAAGCGACGACCAGTGGCTTTAGTTTTCAACACGCGCTCACTTCCTCCAAGATCCACTAGCCAAATCTTGTTTCTTCCACGCCGTCTCTCAGCAGCTCCAGCACAAGTAATCGATACACGGATCATACTGTTTCATAATCCAAGATCAAATAACATAACGTGTAGAAGTATACAGAAAAAGGATATGGCATTTGAGTATTGACCAGTGTGATCTGCTGGATGCAGAGTTAGAGTTAGTGAAGGCAGTTGCTCTGCTTCTGCAACCTATTTTGTATAACTTGAAGACTTCATCAAAGTCATTCACTTTAAGAGTCACCAAGTTCTCGATGTCTATATCTCCCTTTGGGTCTGTGTGTATCAGCAGACTGAAACAGCGAATCAAAACTCAGCTGAGTTAATAGAGTTCCCGTCCTATTCATCAGGGAAGATTCTCTGCACATGTTATTATTTACCTTGGAGGTATTGGACCAATGGGTTTAGTTCCTTGAGAAACAAGCAAGTCTCTGAGATTCCCCATGTAAATCTCAAGCATGCTAAACTTGATTACAAACTTGTGATTGCTTTGCTCCACTTGTTTGAACAATCCCTTGATTGCTCGAGGAACGATACCTGGTGATTCTGGAAGACCCTCCTGAAACATTATCCtctcatattatatatcaaCTTAAAGAGgttcaagaaacaaaaaaaaaatgaaatcaaagAGAGATGTGTTTCATTGATCCTGCTTCTTACCATTGTAAATGTTTTTCCAGTACCAGTTTGTCCATAGGCAAAAATGCAAGCGTTGTAGCCATCGATAACCGATTTGATTACCGGTTCAATCTCTAAGAAAACATCATCTGACCAAAGTTGAATACTATCATCAACGACACTTTCATGTATGTGTGTAATCAGTCTTAGGCCTTTATGGACATAGCCAAAGTGAAACATTATTCTATATCCCTCACAAATTTATTAACATTCTCACTAAATTGTGTATATCCCTTAAAATGTGTAAGGACGAGTCGTAAGAAAACGACTGTCATTATGGAAATTTctcaaaagaaaatcaaaggCACATACCTTGCGATGAATCAGGTTGGAAAACTCTGTCGAAGTTGTAGGTTTTCCTCTTGCTTTCTGTTAACTTTATGATAATGTTTCTTGCGTCCGAAGAAACAGGGGCTCTTGACTTTTTGGAGTCTAAGGGTTTGACTCGACAAAACACACGAATGTTACCTGACCAATTATTCAAACTGAAACCGATGAAGCTAGACTCTTAAACAGAAAACTTACGTTAacaaattgtaatatttttgtttaaattcatTTACTAACCTTTAAGGTCCAAAAACTCGTTAAGAATCTGTCTTCTTCGTTTGTTCTGATCATTTACTTGAACTGTTAGTGCAGAGAGTTGATCtgtaaccaaaataaaacagaGGAGACAGAACAAGACCCATAAGTAACAGAacataataaacaaataataattgaaCTTCAACGATTGCGATGCGTTGCATGTAGCACCTCTAATGCTCTGTTCTTCGATGAAAGCAGAGttgtcttcttcctttgacGTTGAAGATATCTCAGAAAAAGAAGAGACGTTCTTGGAGATGTTGCAAACAGATTTAACCCAATATGAAGTCATATGAGATTTTAAACCGAGCAATG from Raphanus sativus cultivar WK10039 chromosome 8, ASM80110v3, whole genome shotgun sequence includes:
- the LOC108835521 gene encoding kinesin-like protein KIN-14T, yielding MERTTSSPVQNLPETIHSLLGLKSHMTSYWVKSVCNISKNVSSFSEISSTSKEEDNSAFIEEQSIRDQLSALTVQVNDQNKRRRQILNEFLDLKGNIRVFCRVKPLDSKKSRAPVSSDARNIIIKLTESKRKTYNFDRVFQPDSSQDDVFLEIEPVIKSVIDGYNACIFAYGQTGTGKTFTMEGLPESPGIVPRAIKGLFKQVEQSNHKFVIKFSMLEIYMGNLRDLLVSQGTKPIGPIPPSLLIHTDPKGDIDIENLVTLKVNDFDEVFKLYKIGCRSRATAFTNSNSASSRSHCMIRVSITCAGAAERRRGRNKIWLVDLGGSERVLKTKATGRRFDEGKAINLSLSALGDVINSLQRKNAHIPYRNSKLTQVLKDSLGQDSKTLMLVHISRKEDDLCETICSLNFATRAKNIHLGQDESKEEQEKKEIVMMNLQKMMETIEKDRETTIKDIRHLNETLEKLSGKPHVTEEAEEVDEIIREEIQVTPKLKRNKSRRASDVYSSFMRPTASSNRRLSSGADFSAISNGPGLKSRRNSMTHVRSESVCLPMMKNGYDSLCDSSERSVSKSNCAMRKNREDDAATVYSQDISECDIKLVVSEHKKQVQQTGPGSEIGVFEKTVSQKEGETEFSRINSWLHSQSENGSYLLDKKQRLNRNISLERSSNGNETLEDIEESKTEETVIKHPLLLNDLFELECLCSAETEDQVLCKYPNPNEEDNTSLHLPSFRYDGLCEHIDDAWFGVDGSAARKQDSPVSGLLLELNKTLPYCQRELAFEEDVAPPFLRPQGILVERGRCAHALMQKLEGLCFRTLVGLGLIDVSYGSDFFNGLMQ